One part of the Flavobacterium johnsoniae UW101 genome encodes these proteins:
- a CDS encoding glycoside hydrolase family 43 protein, giving the protein MKKYLILFLFTIISFAQQKTFTNPILPAGADPYSTYYKGYYYYTNTLGNKLVLWKTKDLSDIKNAESKVIWTPPQNTNYSAEIWAPEFHIINGKWYCYFAADNGDNNTHRMYVLENKSSDPFKGKFEFKGKIAAKTDKWAIDGNVFEHKNQLYMIWAGWEGDTNGQQNIYIAKMKNPLEIEGDRVMISAPTNDWETHGALHDDVNPPQVNVNEGPQFLERNGKIFIVFSASGCWTDFYALGLLTFNGGDNLLDANAWKKSPDPIFKQSDKNKVYAPGHNSFFKSPDGKEDWILYHANSNPGEGCGNKRSPRMQKIDWDANGFPVLGEPVSEETKLAIPSK; this is encoded by the coding sequence ATGAAAAAATACCTTATACTTTTTCTGTTCACAATTATAAGTTTTGCGCAGCAAAAAACATTTACAAACCCAATTCTTCCAGCGGGTGCAGACCCATACAGCACCTATTACAAAGGCTATTATTATTACACCAATACATTGGGGAATAAACTGGTTTTATGGAAAACAAAAGACTTGTCTGATATTAAAAATGCAGAAAGCAAAGTAATCTGGACACCGCCCCAAAACACCAATTATTCGGCTGAAATCTGGGCACCGGAGTTTCATATCATCAACGGAAAATGGTATTGTTATTTTGCAGCAGATAATGGTGACAACAATACGCACCGTATGTATGTTTTAGAAAACAAATCATCTGATCCGTTTAAAGGAAAATTTGAATTTAAAGGAAAAATTGCTGCCAAAACAGATAAATGGGCAATCGACGGAAATGTCTTCGAACATAAAAATCAACTCTATATGATTTGGGCCGGATGGGAAGGTGACACAAACGGACAGCAGAATATTTACATCGCTAAAATGAAAAATCCGCTTGAAATTGAAGGCGACCGCGTTATGATTTCTGCACCAACAAATGACTGGGAAACGCACGGAGCGCTGCATGATGATGTAAATCCGCCTCAGGTAAACGTAAACGAAGGCCCGCAGTTTTTAGAAAGAAACGGTAAAATTTTTATCGTGTTTTCGGCAAGCGGATGCTGGACAGATTTTTACGCTTTAGGATTATTAACATTTAACGGAGGTGATAATTTATTAGATGCCAATGCCTGGAAAAAATCTCCTGACCCCATCTTCAAACAATCAGATAAAAACAAAGTATACGCACCGGGACACAATTCATTTTTTAAATCTCCAGACGGAAAAGAAGATTGGATTTTGTATCACGCCAACTCAAATCCGGGAGAAGGATGCGGCAATAAAAGATCGCCAAGAATGCAGAAAATTGATTGGGATGCCAACGGATTTCCAGTTTTGGGAGAACCGGTAAGTGAAGAAACCAAACTGGCAATTCCTTCAAAATAA
- a CDS encoding aldose epimerase family protein — MKNIQIAAVVLLALFQFNCKDNKKENSTSKETAAIQSDSTKTVLQTKNFDTIIDGKKVGLYWIENKGIKAAFTNYGGRLIGLWVNDKNGKSTDVVVGMNSAKGFKTSTEPYFGATIGRVGNRIGKGKFTLEGKQYQVPLNNGKNALHGGVKGFQDVVWNAEKTNENILVFTYVSPDGEQGFPGNLSVKVTYTITDDNSVQMEYEATTDKTTIVNLTNHAFLNLNGEGSGTILNHELQIYANEFTPVDEGLIPNGELKPVKNTPFDFTSKHTIGERIETKDEQLKFGKGYDHNYVLNGTKKNGLNHAATISGDKSGITLDIFTQEPGLQFYSGNFMQSKNTFKSGAKDDFRTAFALETQHFPDAPNQPKFAPIVLKPGEKYHTVSYYQFSVKK, encoded by the coding sequence ATGAAAAATATCCAAATAGCAGCTGTCGTTTTACTGGCGCTTTTTCAGTTTAATTGTAAGGACAATAAAAAAGAAAATTCCACTTCAAAAGAAACTGCTGCAATACAATCAGATTCAACAAAAACTGTTTTACAAACTAAAAATTTCGATACGATAATCGACGGAAAAAAAGTTGGCTTATACTGGATCGAAAACAAAGGTATTAAAGCCGCTTTTACCAATTACGGCGGAAGACTAATCGGACTTTGGGTAAACGATAAAAATGGAAAATCAACCGATGTTGTTGTGGGAATGAACAGTGCAAAAGGTTTTAAAACCTCAACAGAACCTTACTTTGGAGCTACAATTGGAAGAGTTGGAAACCGAATAGGAAAAGGGAAATTTACATTAGAAGGAAAACAATATCAAGTTCCGTTAAATAATGGGAAAAATGCCTTGCATGGTGGTGTAAAAGGTTTTCAGGATGTAGTTTGGAATGCCGAAAAAACAAACGAAAACATTCTGGTTTTTACCTATGTTTCACCAGACGGCGAACAAGGTTTTCCTGGAAATTTATCTGTAAAAGTAACCTATACGATTACTGATGATAATTCGGTTCAAATGGAGTATGAAGCAACTACAGATAAAACAACAATTGTCAATTTAACCAATCATGCTTTTTTAAATTTAAACGGAGAAGGAAGCGGTACAATCTTAAATCACGAATTACAGATCTATGCCAACGAATTTACTCCCGTTGACGAAGGTTTGATTCCAAACGGTGAATTAAAACCAGTAAAAAATACGCCTTTCGATTTTACTTCAAAACATACCATTGGCGAAAGAATTGAAACGAAAGATGAACAGTTGAAATTTGGAAAAGGCTACGACCACAATTACGTTTTAAACGGAACTAAGAAAAACGGATTAAATCATGCTGCAACAATTTCTGGTGATAAATCGGGAATCACGCTTGATATTTTTACACAAGAACCGGGATTACAGTTTTACAGCGGGAATTTCATGCAGTCAAAAAACACCTTTAAAAGTGGTGCAAAAGACGATTTTAGAACTGCTTTTGCTTTAGAAACACAGCATTTTCCAGACGCGCCAAATCAGCCAAAATTTGCTCCGATTGTTTTAAAACCCGGAGAAAAATATCATACAGTTTCTTATTATCAGTTTTCTGTAAAAAAGTAG
- a CDS encoding RagB/SusD family nutrient uptake outer membrane protein has protein sequence MKKIIIITAAFLGLVFTACENELDLNSPNDITVDQYWKTESDAQAGVNSIYAMFYKDGLWARWIYFRLDLTSDEGYSVSPWTELADWTRFNYINYNFWEGNAVTWRDTYKAIFRCNQVLANVPNIAFQNEDDKKKIIAQAKFFRALHYYYAAVIWEDVPLVLDPSTPSDLPQQKKVDEIWAQIEKDLNEAYEDLPRDWSSDQLGRPDKGAAKAFLAKTYMQQRKWPEAKAALEYLINGAGAKYSLVANYRDNFTDVNENNSESVFEIQFGDQRKGGTDESQNAAVSSNRSQFFAPRGIGWSDGQARFWLVNAFKQEKNKDGNLDTRLRWTLYYPQLLADFGDKTYDRNWEWNNDEAWFRKGSRDYYRNNEDYYNQVNYRLVRYADILLRYAEVLNELGNTSDAYQYVDQVRARANMNTLAAAHPEIGNDHDKFLERLKMERVLELCGESVRWEDLKRWGDLNSQASVDKIALRDPDFKNFTVGKNHRMPIPQSDVDNNPNLEQNSGY, from the coding sequence ATGAAAAAAATAATAATAATAACAGCAGCTTTTCTGGGTCTGGTTTTTACAGCTTGTGAAAACGAATTGGATTTGAACAGCCCAAATGATATAACAGTAGATCAATATTGGAAAACTGAAAGTGATGCACAAGCCGGTGTAAACTCAATTTACGCCATGTTTTATAAAGACGGATTGTGGGCAAGATGGATTTATTTTCGTTTAGACCTTACTTCTGATGAAGGTTATAGTGTAAGTCCGTGGACAGAATTAGCAGACTGGACAAGATTTAATTACATCAATTATAATTTTTGGGAAGGAAATGCCGTAACATGGAGAGATACTTACAAAGCCATCTTTAGATGTAATCAGGTTTTAGCAAATGTTCCAAATATTGCTTTTCAAAATGAAGATGATAAAAAGAAAATTATTGCGCAGGCTAAATTTTTCAGAGCCTTACATTACTATTATGCTGCAGTAATCTGGGAAGATGTTCCATTGGTTTTAGATCCGTCTACGCCGTCAGATTTACCTCAGCAGAAAAAGGTTGACGAAATCTGGGCACAAATTGAAAAAGACCTAAACGAAGCCTACGAAGATCTGCCAAGAGACTGGTCATCAGATCAATTGGGAAGACCAGATAAAGGTGCCGCAAAAGCTTTTCTTGCCAAAACGTATATGCAGCAGCGCAAATGGCCGGAAGCCAAAGCCGCTTTAGAATATTTAATTAACGGTGCAGGAGCAAAGTATAGTTTAGTTGCTAACTACAGAGACAATTTTACAGATGTAAATGAAAACAACAGCGAATCTGTTTTTGAAATCCAGTTTGGTGATCAAAGAAAAGGAGGAACAGATGAGTCACAAAATGCAGCAGTTTCGAGCAATCGTTCGCAGTTTTTTGCACCAAGAGGAATTGGATGGTCAGACGGTCAGGCTCGTTTTTGGTTAGTAAATGCTTTTAAACAGGAAAAAAATAAAGATGGTAATCTGGATACTCGTTTAAGATGGACTTTATACTACCCTCAATTACTGGCTGATTTTGGAGACAAAACATACGATAGAAACTGGGAATGGAATAATGATGAAGCATGGTTTAGAAAAGGAAGCCGTGACTACTACAGAAATAACGAAGATTATTACAACCAGGTAAATTACAGATTAGTTCGTTATGCAGACATTTTATTGCGTTATGCCGAAGTTTTAAATGAATTAGGCAATACTTCAGATGCTTATCAATATGTTGATCAGGTAAGAGCTCGTGCAAACATGAACACATTAGCAGCTGCACATCCTGAAATTGGAAACGATCACGATAAATTCTTAGAACGTTTGAAAATGGAAAGAGTTCTGGAGTTATGCGGCGAAAGTGTACGCTGGGAAGATTTAAAACGCTGGGGAGATTTAAATTCTCAGGCTTCAGTTGATAAAATTGCGCTTCGTGATCCGGATTTTAAAAACTTCACGGTAGGTAAAAATCATAGAATGCCAATCCCGCAGAGCGATGTAGATAATAATCCAAATCTGGAGCAGAACTCTGGATATTAA
- a CDS encoding SusC/RagA family TonB-linked outer membrane protein: MKTKITQILKKRYYLLFFFSLLLQQSYAQQQITITGKVASAAGEPIPFANVVIKNTKNGAVTDFDGTYKITTGSDQTLVFSSQGYKTTEIAINGKTTINAALAEDATKLDEIVVVGYGSQQKKDLTGAVALVKATEIQKRQVTTVADGLQGLVTGVKVRGGGRPGQEANIEIRGLKNLQNANPLYVIDGLVTTANRDFNPNDIESIQVLKDASAAAIYGSRAANGVIIITTKKGKKGPLQVEVSAKTSFQVMPRYDLMGTEEFAKYNNMAYDNAGLPRQNLNMAVDTDWQDATFQTGMIQDYNASFSGGNENSTFFLSGNYFGNEGTVVGTDFDRISFRVNSSGTKGIFSIGENLAISNAKTDEMSGNPIIDVYRMTPTIPLYDASNPGGYGYGKQGVADTFGTNPLALADFSNTTNENFRIRGNIWSELKFVPWLKYRFNFGYETSFDSYKYMRKKGSWTLNQPQDPSQTDQNKGRSETMLFENTLTFKKEFGKHDITVLVGQTFQKDTYNQIYGTKRNLPMNSGTGQYYEVLNQGDSPVVGGFINEAALTSYLGRLEYNYDNRYLFNAVIRRDGSSKFSDGNKWGNFPSLSAGWRISNESFFKSEFIKDLKLRASYGELGSGNIREYESRSFVNNFGQIVLGKDQNLYPSAAQVKLSNSQLRWEKLKQTNLGLDLGVLNNDLRLTADYFIARTEDVLFGFPILLTTGNDGGNPISNAATVENKGFELELAYSKKINEVSFNASVNFTKINNKLVSLGNGQNENIIGNTMTRSGQPVGMWYVLQTDGLFQSQEEIQNYKNADGKVIMPNAVPGDIRFKDVNGDGQITNEDKSIVGSPWPEFEMGLNAGAEYKGFDFSMNWIASHGATVYNGFRSVVDRFDDNSNYRTGIQPWTPENPNTDFPRITKGSTLNSRGDSDRFLESGDFIRLKYIGFGYNLPDSVLKNSGITRARLTLSAQNILTITKYKGLDPEFSNTGDNRIFERGVDNGSFPNLKTYSFGVEFSF; the protein is encoded by the coding sequence ATGAAAACAAAGATCACTCAAATTTTAAAGAAGAGATATTACCTCTTGTTTTTCTTTAGTTTATTATTACAACAATCGTATGCACAACAGCAAATAACCATAACGGGAAAAGTAGCTTCTGCAGCAGGAGAACCAATTCCGTTTGCTAACGTTGTCATTAAAAACACTAAAAACGGCGCTGTAACCGATTTCGATGGAACGTATAAAATAACCACAGGCTCAGACCAGACACTGGTTTTTAGTTCTCAGGGTTATAAAACAACCGAAATCGCGATTAACGGCAAAACAACAATAAATGCTGCTTTAGCAGAAGATGCTACAAAACTAGACGAAATTGTAGTAGTAGGATACGGCTCGCAGCAGAAAAAAGACCTTACAGGAGCTGTAGCACTGGTAAAAGCCACTGAAATTCAAAAAAGACAGGTAACTACAGTTGCTGACGGATTACAAGGTTTAGTTACGGGAGTAAAAGTTCGCGGCGGCGGACGTCCCGGACAGGAAGCTAATATTGAAATTCGTGGTTTAAAGAACCTTCAAAATGCCAATCCGCTTTATGTAATTGATGGTTTGGTAACAACGGCAAATCGTGATTTTAACCCAAATGATATCGAATCGATTCAGGTTTTAAAAGATGCTTCTGCCGCTGCTATTTATGGTTCCAGAGCAGCAAATGGGGTAATTATTATTACGACTAAAAAAGGTAAAAAAGGACCGCTGCAAGTTGAAGTTTCGGCAAAAACAAGCTTTCAGGTTATGCCTCGTTACGATTTGATGGGAACCGAAGAGTTTGCCAAATACAACAACATGGCTTATGATAATGCCGGACTTCCGAGACAAAACCTGAATATGGCTGTTGATACTGACTGGCAGGATGCAACTTTTCAAACAGGAATGATTCAGGATTATAATGCAAGTTTTTCCGGAGGAAACGAGAATTCTACATTTTTTCTTTCTGGAAATTATTTTGGAAATGAAGGAACTGTTGTTGGAACTGATTTCGACAGAATTTCATTTCGTGTAAACTCAAGCGGTACAAAAGGAATTTTTAGTATTGGAGAAAACTTAGCCATTAGTAATGCCAAAACAGATGAAATGTCTGGAAACCCAATTATTGATGTTTACAGAATGACGCCTACAATTCCGCTTTACGACGCTTCAAATCCGGGCGGATACGGATATGGAAAACAAGGTGTTGCAGATACTTTTGGAACAAATCCTCTGGCACTTGCTGATTTTTCTAATACAACAAACGAAAACTTTAGAATTAGAGGAAACATCTGGTCAGAGTTAAAATTTGTGCCTTGGTTGAAATACCGTTTTAATTTTGGATATGAAACTAGTTTTGATTCTTATAAATACATGAGAAAAAAAGGAAGCTGGACATTAAACCAGCCTCAGGATCCATCTCAGACCGATCAAAATAAAGGAAGATCAGAAACGATGTTATTTGAAAATACACTGACTTTCAAAAAAGAATTTGGGAAACACGATATTACAGTTTTAGTAGGTCAGACGTTCCAAAAAGATACTTACAATCAGATTTATGGAACCAAGAGAAATCTGCCAATGAATTCTGGAACAGGTCAGTATTATGAAGTTTTAAATCAGGGAGATTCACCAGTTGTTGGAGGTTTTATAAACGAAGCCGCTTTAACATCTTACTTAGGAAGATTAGAATACAATTACGACAATCGCTATTTATTTAATGCAGTAATCAGACGAGATGGTTCATCAAAATTCAGCGATGGAAATAAATGGGGTAATTTCCCGTCACTTTCTGCAGGATGGAGAATAAGCAACGAATCATTTTTTAAATCAGAATTTATTAAAGATTTAAAATTAAGAGCAAGTTATGGAGAATTGGGTTCTGGAAATATCAGAGAGTACGAGTCAAGAAGTTTTGTTAATAATTTCGGACAAATTGTATTAGGTAAAGACCAAAACTTATATCCATCTGCAGCTCAGGTAAAATTATCAAATTCACAATTGCGCTGGGAAAAATTAAAACAAACCAACTTAGGATTAGATTTAGGAGTTTTAAATAATGATCTGCGTCTTACTGCCGATTATTTTATTGCCCGTACAGAAGATGTATTATTTGGTTTTCCAATTTTACTGACTACTGGTAACGATGGCGGAAACCCAATTTCTAATGCTGCAACTGTAGAAAATAAAGGTTTTGAATTAGAACTGGCTTACAGCAAAAAAATCAACGAAGTTTCATTTAATGCTTCTGTAAACTTTACAAAAATAAACAATAAGCTGGTTTCTTTGGGTAACGGTCAAAATGAAAACATTATTGGAAACACCATGACACGCAGCGGACAACCTGTTGGTATGTGGTACGTATTGCAGACAGATGGTTTATTCCAGTCTCAGGAAGAAATTCAGAACTACAAAAACGCAGACGGAAAAGTAATTATGCCAAATGCGGTTCCGGGAGATATTCGTTTTAAAGATGTGAACGGTGACGGGCAAATTACAAATGAAGATAAATCTATCGTAGGAAGTCCATGGCCAGAATTTGAAATGGGATTAAACGCCGGAGCTGAATACAAAGGTTTTGATTTTTCTATGAACTGGATTGCTTCACACGGAGCTACTGTTTATAACGGATTTAGAAGTGTTGTAGATCGTTTTGACGATAACAGTAACTACAGAACAGGTATCCAGCCTTGGACACCGGAAAATCCAAATACTGATTTTCCTAGAATTACAAAAGGTTCAACCTTAAACTCAAGAGGAGACAGCGACCGTTTCTTAGAAAGCGGTGATTTTATCAGGCTGAAATACATTGGTTTTGGATATAATCTGCCAGACAGTGTTTTAAAAAATTCAGGAATTACAAGAGCAAGATTAACATTATCTGCACAAAACATTCTTACGATTACAAAATACAAAGGCTTAGATCCTGAATTTAGTAATACGGGAGATAACAGAATTTTTGAAAGAGGTGTTGATAATGGTTCTTTCCCAAATCTAAAGACATATTCTTTTGGTGTAGAGTTTAGCTTTTAA
- a CDS encoding glycoside hydrolase family 2 protein, which yields MKRKSILFLALLSMFAVNAQWKPQGDKIKTKWAEQVDAKKPLPEYPRPIMERSQWKNLNGLWNYAIQEFGKTAPSKYDGQILVPFAAESSLSGVMKEVGAKNELWYETNFSIESGWNGKNILLHFGAVDWKTEVFINDIKVGSHTGGYTPFSFDITPFIQKGKNQKLVVKVWDPSNDGPQPRGKQVKNPEGIWYTPVTGIWQTVWIEPVNAKNITELKTTPNIDQNTISIKADINGAEKGDLVEISVFDGGKEIAKEKAVVGESNDIVLNNPKLWSPESPFLYQTKVRLISKNKVVDEVKSYFAMRKISSKRDENGIMRMQLNNKDYFQFGPLDQGWWPDGLYTAPTDEALKYDIIKTKELGFNMIRKHVKVEPERWYTHCDQLGILVWQDMPSGDDQPIWQNTKYFTGTELQRSAKSEEIYRKEWKEIMDHLYSYPSIVVWVPFNEAWGQFKTVEITEWTKNHDPSRLTNSSSGGNHFQTGDILDLHNYPGPEMYLYDARRVTVLGEYGGIGLPLEGHLWRANDNWGYVKFKNEAEVTAEYIKYAKILKNYVKTGFSAAVYTQTTDVEGEVNGFMTYDRKIDKMDFKAVNNINSEVINALNH from the coding sequence ATGAAAAGAAAAAGTATCCTTTTTTTAGCCTTGTTATCCATGTTTGCAGTAAATGCGCAATGGAAACCTCAGGGAGATAAAATCAAAACAAAATGGGCAGAACAGGTTGATGCAAAGAAACCGCTGCCAGAATATCCCCGTCCGATTATGGAGCGCAGCCAATGGAAAAATCTAAATGGTTTATGGAATTATGCCATTCAGGAATTTGGCAAAACTGCGCCTTCAAAATATGACGGACAGATTCTGGTTCCGTTTGCGGCAGAATCAAGTCTGTCTGGTGTGATGAAAGAAGTCGGTGCAAAAAATGAACTTTGGTACGAAACTAATTTTTCGATTGAATCAGGCTGGAACGGCAAAAATATCCTTTTACATTTTGGAGCTGTTGACTGGAAAACAGAAGTTTTTATAAACGACATTAAAGTAGGTTCGCATACTGGAGGTTATACACCATTTTCATTTGATATAACGCCATTTATTCAAAAAGGGAAAAATCAAAAACTAGTCGTTAAAGTTTGGGATCCATCAAACGACGGACCTCAGCCAAGAGGAAAACAAGTTAAAAATCCAGAAGGAATTTGGTATACGCCTGTTACCGGAATCTGGCAGACCGTTTGGATTGAGCCAGTAAACGCTAAAAATATTACAGAACTAAAAACAACACCCAATATTGACCAAAATACAATCAGCATTAAGGCTGATATAAACGGAGCAGAAAAAGGAGATTTAGTTGAAATTTCTGTTTTTGACGGTGGTAAAGAAATTGCCAAAGAAAAAGCTGTTGTTGGCGAAAGCAACGATATTGTTTTGAATAACCCAAAATTATGGTCGCCTGAAAGTCCGTTTTTATATCAGACTAAAGTTCGTTTAATCAGCAAAAATAAAGTGGTTGATGAGGTGAAAAGTTATTTTGCGATGCGAAAAATTTCATCTAAACGAGATGAAAACGGAATCATGAGAATGCAGTTAAACAATAAAGATTATTTTCAATTCGGACCTTTAGACCAAGGCTGGTGGCCAGACGGATTATACACTGCACCAACTGATGAAGCTTTAAAATACGATATTATTAAAACCAAAGAATTAGGCTTTAATATGATTCGTAAACACGTAAAAGTTGAGCCGGAACGCTGGTACACACATTGCGATCAATTAGGAATTTTGGTTTGGCAGGATATGCCAAGCGGAGACGATCAGCCGATTTGGCAAAACACAAAATATTTTACCGGAACAGAATTACAGCGTTCGGCAAAATCAGAAGAAATCTACAGAAAAGAATGGAAAGAAATTATGGATCATTTGTATTCCTATCCAAGTATTGTTGTTTGGGTTCCGTTTAACGAAGCCTGGGGACAATTCAAAACCGTAGAAATTACAGAATGGACTAAAAACCACGATCCAAGCCGATTAACAAATTCGTCAAGCGGCGGGAATCATTTTCAAACCGGAGACATTTTAGATTTACACAATTATCCCGGACCAGAAATGTATTTGTATGATGCCAGAAGAGTTACTGTTTTAGGAGAATACGGCGGGATTGGTCTTCCGCTGGAAGGGCATTTATGGAGAGCAAATGACAATTGGGGTTACGTTAAATTTAAAAATGAAGCTGAAGTAACGGCAGAATATATCAAGTATGCTAAAATCTTAAAGAATTATGTAAAAACAGGATTTTCAGCAGCAGTTTACACGCAGACAACCGATGTTGAAGGAGAAGTAAACGGTTTCATGACCTACGACAGAAAAATAGATAAAATGGATTTCAAAGCTGTAAATAACATAAATTCTGAAGTTATAAATGCTTTGAATCATTAA
- a CDS encoding glycoside hydrolase family 43 protein has product MKKNTIKQLFFLLVILAGFSVKAQQPDPPGQVKGNEKPKNEAYLFAHMTHNDYGRLYYSVSLDGLHWENLNSGKRVFEDYKGHPDICKGPDGKYYIAGNTGDDAKSINIWVSDDLITWKKHSDYTPDLKSTPDYSNALQRIGAPKLYYDKDSEKFIMTWHTPHLEGTKEDGERYWASQRTLYVLSKDLKTFEGTPNRLFDWDMGTIDVFIRKVGDSYYAIIKDETYPTLYWTTGKTIRIAKSKNLLGPYSLPQQSISPNFREAPMLIPSPDDKIWYMYYEQYPGVSYGLSIADNLNGPWYQASGYTFFSDWDKYSLPEKVRHGCMITISKKEYDSLVKRFKK; this is encoded by the coding sequence ATGAAAAAAAATACAATAAAACAGCTCTTTTTTCTGCTGGTAATTTTGGCTGGATTTTCTGTGAAAGCACAACAGCCAGATCCGCCGGGACAAGTTAAGGGAAATGAAAAACCAAAAAACGAAGCCTATCTTTTTGCGCACATGACGCACAACGATTATGGCAGATTATACTATTCTGTAAGTTTAGACGGTTTACATTGGGAAAACCTCAACAGCGGAAAACGCGTTTTTGAAGATTACAAAGGACATCCCGATATCTGTAAAGGACCAGACGGGAAATATTACATCGCAGGAAATACAGGCGACGATGCAAAAAGTATTAACATCTGGGTTTCAGATGATTTAATTACCTGGAAAAAGCATTCAGATTATACACCGGATTTAAAAAGCACACCCGATTATTCTAACGCCTTACAGCGAATTGGTGCTCCAAAATTATATTACGACAAAGATTCAGAAAAGTTTATCATGACGTGGCATACGCCGCATCTTGAAGGAACAAAAGAAGACGGAGAACGTTATTGGGCAAGTCAAAGAACTTTATATGTTTTGTCGAAAGATTTAAAAACTTTTGAAGGAACACCAAATCGTTTATTCGACTGGGATATGGGAACCATTGATGTTTTTATTCGTAAAGTCGGCGATTCTTATTATGCCATAATTAAAGACGAAACCTACCCAACTTTGTATTGGACAACCGGAAAAACCATCCGAATTGCCAAATCAAAAAATCTTTTAGGACCTTATTCTTTGCCCCAGCAGTCTATCAGTCCAAACTTTAGAGAAGCGCCAATGCTGATTCCTTCTCCAGATGACAAAATATGGTACATGTATTACGAGCAATATCCGGGAGTTTCTTACGGATTATCAATTGCAGATAACCTAAACGGACCTTGGTACCAAGCCTCAGGTTACACTTTTTTCTCAGATTGGGACAAATATAGTCTTCCAGAAAAAGTGCGCCACGGCTGCATGATTACAATCTCTAAAAAAGAATACGACAGTTTGGTGAAAAGGTTCAAAAAATAA
- a CDS encoding glycoside hydrolase 5 family protein, with protein sequence MRKVKLCLTFMLAGLVLLSCNNKKSNSEEKKNETAVIEKREIWTKDQANKWYAEQPWLVGANYYPSTAVNQLEMWQEDTFDPKRIDQELGWAENLGMNVMRVYLHDLLHKQDAEGLYKRMDQFLEIADKHHIETLFVLFDSCWDPFPALGKQRAPKPFKHNSGWVQSPGQKVLQDSTQYPRLEKYVKETVAKFKDDKRILGWDVWNEPDNMTGPSYEKVEIKNKVDLVLPLLKNVFVWARESNPSQPLTSGVWVGDWSDEAKMKPMHKMQIEQSDVVSFHNYNTPQDFEKVIKQLQRYGKPLLCTEYMARPNGSTFEGFLPVARKYNVGMINWGFVDGKTQTKYAWDSWTKEYSSEPKLWFHEVLHTDGTPYIKAETDLIKKMTAEANKK encoded by the coding sequence ATGAGAAAAGTAAAATTGTGTCTGACATTTATGTTGGCAGGATTAGTATTGCTAAGCTGCAACAACAAAAAAAGTAATTCTGAAGAGAAAAAAAATGAAACTGCTGTAATCGAAAAAAGAGAAATCTGGACAAAAGACCAGGCCAATAAATGGTACGCAGAACAGCCTTGGTTAGTGGGCGCAAATTATTATCCTAGCACAGCTGTAAATCAATTAGAGATGTGGCAGGAAGATACTTTTGACCCCAAAAGAATCGATCAGGAATTGGGCTGGGCAGAAAATTTAGGCATGAATGTAATGCGCGTTTACCTGCACGATTTATTGCACAAGCAAGATGCAGAAGGGCTTTACAAACGTATGGATCAGTTTCTTGAAATCGCAGACAAACATCACATTGAAACCCTTTTCGTTTTATTTGATTCCTGCTGGGATCCGTTTCCTGCTTTAGGAAAACAGCGCGCTCCAAAACCATTCAAACACAATTCAGGCTGGGTGCAGAGTCCGGGACAAAAAGTACTGCAGGATTCTACACAATATCCTCGTTTAGAGAAATATGTAAAAGAAACGGTTGCCAAATTTAAAGATGACAAACGTATTCTGGGCTGGGACGTTTGGAACGAGCCGGATAATATGACAGGACCTTCTTATGAAAAAGTAGAAATCAAAAACAAAGTCGATTTAGTTCTGCCTCTTTTAAAAAATGTTTTTGTGTGGGCAAGAGAAAGCAATCCTTCACAGCCTTTAACTTCTGGAGTTTGGGTTGGAGACTGGAGCGATGAAGCGAAAATGAAACCAATGCACAAAATGCAGATTGAACAATCAGATGTAGTTTCTTTTCACAACTACAATACACCACAAGATTTCGAAAAAGTAATCAAACAATTACAGCGTTACGGAAAACCTTTATTGTGTACAGAATATATGGCTAGACCAAACGGAAGTACTTTCGAAGGATTTTTACCAGTAGCTAGAAAATACAATGTGGGCATGATTAACTGGGGATTTGTTGACGGAAAAACACAAACCAAATATGCCTGGGACAGCTGGACGAAAGAATACAGTTCAGAACCAAAATTATGGTTTCACGAAGTATTACACACAGATGGAACACCATACATAAAAGCTGAAACAGATTTGATTAAAAAAATGACAGCAGAAGCGAATAAGAAATAG